A region of Gadus morhua chromosome 18, gadMor3.0, whole genome shotgun sequence DNA encodes the following proteins:
- the g6pc1a.2 gene encoding glucose-6-phosphatase catalytic subunit 1: protein MDALQGWGVSSTHYLQTHYAEAQGWFLWVSWAADLRNTFFIFFPLWFHLRPNVGIKLIWVAVIGDWLNLVFKWILFGERPYWWVHEAAYYHDKVAPHIQQYPMTCETGPGSPSGHAMGAAGIYYTLVTSILSVLARRRRGGRKPPQPGWYVRALLWTGFWAVQVCVCLSRVFIAAHFPHQVIAGVISGMIVAEIFDRVQWIYSASMRSYLLTTLFLTSFAVGFYLLLRALGVDLLWTLEKAQRWCVKAEWVHMDSTPFASLLRNMGTLFGLGLALHSPLYTESKRSSGAVAKAGCIVSSLLLLHLFDSFKPPTHTAALYYLLSFCKSATVPLVAGSIVPYCVNSALSLQGKKGL, encoded by the exons ATGGACGCCCTGCAGGGCTGGGGGGTGAGCAGCACCCACTACCTGCAGACGCACTACGCTGAGGCCCAGGGCTGGTTCCTCTGGGTGTCCTGGGCTGCGGACCTCCGCAAcaccttcttcatcttcttccccCTCTGGTTCCACCTGCGGCCCAACGTGGGCATCAAGCTCATCTGGGTGGCGGTGATCGGAGACTGGCTGAACCTGGTGTTCAAGTG GATTCTGTTTGGGGAGCGACCGTACTGGTGGGTCCATGAGGCAGCGTACTACCACGACAAGGTGGCCCCCCACATCCAGCAGTACCCCATGACCTGCGAGACCGGACCAG GGAGCCCCTCCGGCCACGCTATGGGGGCCGCCGGGATCTACTACACCCTGGTCACCTCCATCCTCAGCGTCCTGGCCCGCAGGAGGAGGGGCGGCAGGAAGCCCCCCCAACCCGGCTG GTATGTGAGGGCCCTGCTGTGGACGGGCTTCTGGGCCGTCCAggtgtgcgtctgtctctccAGGGTCTTCATCGCTGCACACTTCCCCCACCAGGTCATCGCTGGAGTCATCTCAG GCATGATCGTGGCGGAGATCTTCGACCGGGTCCAGTGGATCTACAGCGCGAGCATGAGGAGCTACCTGCTCACCACGCTGTTCCTCACCTCCTTCGCCGTGGGCTTCTACCTGCTGCTCCGGGCCCTGGGCGTGGACCTGCTGTGGACCCTGGAGAAGGCCCAGCGGTGGTGCGTGAAGGCCGAGTGGGTCCACATGGACTCCACGCCCTTCGCCAGCCTGCTGAGGAACATGGGCACCCTGTTCGGGCTGGGCCTGGCGCTGCACTCGCCCCTCTACACCGAGAGCAAGCGGAGCTCCGGCGCCGTGGCCAAGGCGGGCTGCATCGTCagctcgctgctgctgctgcacctctTCGACTCCTTCAAGCCACCCACGCACACCGCCGCGCTCTACTACCTGCTCTCCTTCTGTAAGAGCGCCACCGTGCCGCTGGTGGCCGGCAGCATCGTCCCGTACTGCGTCAACAGCGCTCTCAGCCTGCAGGGCAAGAAGGGCTTGTGA